One part of the Xiphophorus maculatus strain JP 163 A chromosome 1, X_maculatus-5.0-male, whole genome shotgun sequence genome encodes these proteins:
- the hck gene encoding tyrosine-protein kinase HCK isoform X2, which yields MGCVGSKKEQKFPSKDSDNSDQQNRAQAKQPTNATSSDGESVAIALFDYEAIHEGDLGFKKGDKLRILEESGEWWRAMSISTGQEGYIPSNYVAIDSLETEDWFFKGVSRKDAERQLLAPGNRIGSYMIRDSETTKGSYSLSVRDQDPKAVDTVKHYKIRTLDNGGFYISPRITFGTLQELVSHYKKQGDGLCQTLTSPCLSPKPEKPWEKDAWEIPRSSLKLDKRLGAGQFGEVWMATYNKHTKVAVKTMKPGSMSVEAFLMEANLMKSLQHDKLVRLNAVVTKEEPIYIITEYMEKGSLLDFLKSDEGNRVQLPKLIDFSAQIAEGMAYIEQKNYIHRDLRAANILVNKSLVCKIADFGLARIIEDNEYTAREGAKFPIKWTAPEAINYGSFTIKSDVWSFGILLTEIISYGRTPYPGMTNPEVIRSLEKGYRMQRLDSCPTELYDIMLVCWKNKPEDRPTFDYLQSVLEDFYTATESQYQQQP from the exons ATGGGCTGTGTGGGCTCAAAGAAGGAGCAGAAGTTCCCCAGCAAAGACTCGGATAACAGCGACCAGCAGAACAGAGCTCAG GCCAAACAGCCTACTAATGCAACCTCTTCAGATG GTGAGAGTGTCGCCATTGCACTGTTCGACTATGAGGCGATTCATGAAGGAGACCTTGGCTTCAAGAAGGGAGATAAACTCAGAATTTTGGAGGA GTCAGGCGAGTGGTGGAGAGCTATGTCCATCAGCACAGGCCAGGAAGGCTACATTCCCAGCAACTATGTAGCCATAGATTCTCTGGAGACAGAGGA TTGGTTCTTTAAGGGTGTTAGCAGAAAGGACGCCGAGAGGCAGCTCCTGGCTCCGGGGAATCGAATCGGATCCTACATGATCCGAGACAGTGAGACTACCAAGG gTAGCTACTCTCTGTCCGTCAGGGATCAAGACCCCAAGGCTGTTGACACAGTTAAACATTATAAAATTCGAACTCTGGACAACGGAGGATTTTACATCTCACCACGCATCACCTTCGGCACTCTGCAAGAGCTGGTCAGCCATTATAAGA aaCAGGGAGATGGCCTCTGCCAAACTCTGACCAGCCCATGTTTGAGCCCCAAACCTGAAAAGCCTTGGGAAAAGGACGCCTGGGAAATCCCAAGATCTTCACTTAAGTTAGACAAGAGACTTGGTGCAGGACAGTTTGGAGAAGTTTGGATGG CTACCTACAATAAGCACACCAAGGTAGCTGTGAAGACCATGAAGCCAGGCAGTATGTCAGTGGAGGCTTTCTTGATGGAAGCTAACCTGATGAAGAGTCTACAGCACGACAAACTGGTTCGACTCAACGCTGTGGTCACCAAAGAAGAGCCCATCTATATCATAACTGAGTATATGGAAAAAG GCAGTTTGTTGGACTTCTTAAAGAGTGACGAAGGCAACCGTGTCCAGCTTCCCAAGCTTATTGACTTTTCTGCCCAG ATTGCAGAAGGTATGGCATACATTGAACAGAAGAACTACATCCACAGAGACTTGAGAGCTGCCAACATCCTGGTTAATAAGTCCTTAGTGTGCAAAATTGCTGACTTTGGCCTTGCTCGTATCATTGAGGACAATGAATACACAGCCAGAGAAG GAGCTAAGTTCCCAATCAAATGGACCGCCCCTGAAGCCATCAACTATGGttccttcacaataaaatcagACGTCTGGTCCTTCGGAATTTTGTTGACTGAGATTATCAGTTACGGACGCACCCCCTATCCAG GAATGACTAATCCAGAGGTAATCCGTTCTCTGGAGAAAGGTTACCGAATGCAGCGCCTTGACAGCTGTCCCACTGAACTTTATGATATCATGCTGGTGTGCTGGAAGAACAAGCCAGAGGACCGTCCCACCTTCGACTACCTGCAGAGTGTCCTGGAAGATTTCTACACAGCCACAGAGAGCCAGTACCAGCAGCAGCCATGA
- the hck gene encoding tyrosine-protein kinase HCK isoform X1 produces MGCVGSKKEQKFPSKDSDNSDQQNRAQVHYVRDPTSGSKSAAKQPTNATSSDGESVAIALFDYEAIHEGDLGFKKGDKLRILEESGEWWRAMSISTGQEGYIPSNYVAIDSLETEDWFFKGVSRKDAERQLLAPGNRIGSYMIRDSETTKGSYSLSVRDQDPKAVDTVKHYKIRTLDNGGFYISPRITFGTLQELVSHYKKQGDGLCQTLTSPCLSPKPEKPWEKDAWEIPRSSLKLDKRLGAGQFGEVWMATYNKHTKVAVKTMKPGSMSVEAFLMEANLMKSLQHDKLVRLNAVVTKEEPIYIITEYMEKGSLLDFLKSDEGNRVQLPKLIDFSAQIAEGMAYIEQKNYIHRDLRAANILVNKSLVCKIADFGLARIIEDNEYTAREGAKFPIKWTAPEAINYGSFTIKSDVWSFGILLTEIISYGRTPYPGMTNPEVIRSLEKGYRMQRLDSCPTELYDIMLVCWKNKPEDRPTFDYLQSVLEDFYTATESQYQQQP; encoded by the exons ATGGGCTGTGTGGGCTCAAAGAAGGAGCAGAAGTTCCCCAGCAAAGACTCGGATAACAGCGACCAGCAGAACAGAGCTCAGGTACACTATGTCAGAGACCCCACCTCTGGAAGCAAATCTGCC GCCAAACAGCCTACTAATGCAACCTCTTCAGATG GTGAGAGTGTCGCCATTGCACTGTTCGACTATGAGGCGATTCATGAAGGAGACCTTGGCTTCAAGAAGGGAGATAAACTCAGAATTTTGGAGGA GTCAGGCGAGTGGTGGAGAGCTATGTCCATCAGCACAGGCCAGGAAGGCTACATTCCCAGCAACTATGTAGCCATAGATTCTCTGGAGACAGAGGA TTGGTTCTTTAAGGGTGTTAGCAGAAAGGACGCCGAGAGGCAGCTCCTGGCTCCGGGGAATCGAATCGGATCCTACATGATCCGAGACAGTGAGACTACCAAGG gTAGCTACTCTCTGTCCGTCAGGGATCAAGACCCCAAGGCTGTTGACACAGTTAAACATTATAAAATTCGAACTCTGGACAACGGAGGATTTTACATCTCACCACGCATCACCTTCGGCACTCTGCAAGAGCTGGTCAGCCATTATAAGA aaCAGGGAGATGGCCTCTGCCAAACTCTGACCAGCCCATGTTTGAGCCCCAAACCTGAAAAGCCTTGGGAAAAGGACGCCTGGGAAATCCCAAGATCTTCACTTAAGTTAGACAAGAGACTTGGTGCAGGACAGTTTGGAGAAGTTTGGATGG CTACCTACAATAAGCACACCAAGGTAGCTGTGAAGACCATGAAGCCAGGCAGTATGTCAGTGGAGGCTTTCTTGATGGAAGCTAACCTGATGAAGAGTCTACAGCACGACAAACTGGTTCGACTCAACGCTGTGGTCACCAAAGAAGAGCCCATCTATATCATAACTGAGTATATGGAAAAAG GCAGTTTGTTGGACTTCTTAAAGAGTGACGAAGGCAACCGTGTCCAGCTTCCCAAGCTTATTGACTTTTCTGCCCAG ATTGCAGAAGGTATGGCATACATTGAACAGAAGAACTACATCCACAGAGACTTGAGAGCTGCCAACATCCTGGTTAATAAGTCCTTAGTGTGCAAAATTGCTGACTTTGGCCTTGCTCGTATCATTGAGGACAATGAATACACAGCCAGAGAAG GAGCTAAGTTCCCAATCAAATGGACCGCCCCTGAAGCCATCAACTATGGttccttcacaataaaatcagACGTCTGGTCCTTCGGAATTTTGTTGACTGAGATTATCAGTTACGGACGCACCCCCTATCCAG GAATGACTAATCCAGAGGTAATCCGTTCTCTGGAGAAAGGTTACCGAATGCAGCGCCTTGACAGCTGTCCCACTGAACTTTATGATATCATGCTGGTGTGCTGGAAGAACAAGCCAGAGGACCGTCCCACCTTCGACTACCTGCAGAGTGTCCTGGAAGATTTCTACACAGCCACAGAGAGCCAGTACCAGCAGCAGCCATGA